The Gossypium hirsutum isolate 1008001.06 chromosome D02, Gossypium_hirsutum_v2.1, whole genome shotgun sequence region CTCGATGCAAGAAGATATGGGTTCGAGtatgctgaagcgcattatcctcctgtTTATGAGTTGGAGAGAGATTATGAGTAATTATATGCATTATGTTAAAAAGAGTAAATATAATCAGAACTTAtaataaagttatttaaaaaaaacaataaataattagAGATGCCATTCGACCCATTTCAAATTCTCAAGTCTATGGTGATTTAGGGATACATTGGATTTcaccatatatatatagtaataaaaaatacaacTTTATTGGTCAAATTTTTCGTTTAACACCTATACAACatagattataatatatatattttaaaaagaataactATAGTGGCATATATTGCATTAGTTGCCAAAAATGTAAGTGACACGGTGGATTAAGCACTAGTGAATTATAAAAACAGGATAAAGCTCGAAACAGTAAACGCGATTAGCATGACTCGAATACAAGTCACATTTGGGATGGTGAACATCCTAACTATCAAGTCATCACATGGGATCTAAGCACTAGTTTATTGGTATCTTATACTTAAATTGTGTTAATTAAGTGATTATCTATGCTATATATAAAATGATTGATTGAGATGATGTTGAACTTTTGGTGCAAGATTGCAATAACTACACAATACATCATTACACCTTTTGGTTAATGTAATTTTGGTCCTTAAATTTAGTTATTAAGATCAATTCGATATTTgtacctcttttttttttgtttactgtagtacttaaataagtaattttttcTCGTTTTGCTTCTTGAATTTGGATTATATGAAAGAGTAATGATATGGTATTTAGAGGTTGCacctgaaattttaattttaattttttttaagtgactTAATTTTATATTACTACATTATCACATTCTTATGCAATCCAAATTCAAAGAGTAATTTGAACTTAATTACGAAGTTCAaggataaaaaatttatatataaatacgaATTTATGTATATTctctaaattaaaattgaaagttTGAATTTATTAGAAGTTGcttgttaaaaaattattacataAACAAGACTAAATTTTGAGTTggattaatttaaatttgaaaactttgTGGTTTTTCGTTCGAGTCTCGCTGCTACGTGTAGATTctcaatttaaatatattttagtttaagtCCCATCATGTATGAACTGCATCCAAATTTATctttagtttaaatttgaatatagtTTGATTATTAATACGAGATTCCgattatattattaaatcaatatGAAATTAAGGCTAATTTTTTTCGTAAATCTTATTCTTCCATTGTAATGATTGTGAAAGAAATTATTGGGGAAAAAAATCAGATTTAAATGAAAAATGCAAAATAGTTTACTATAGAATCCAACCTTAATACAGTAGTTGAACTGTGGAAGTCATTTTCATTAATAAGTGAATGCTTCTATTCTTGAAATTAGCTACCTatgttttccaaattttcaatcaaaAGTATATATACTTTTAGACTACTAATCAATCATGTGTATTGTCGAAAACTATCTTTTCCCAAAATTTAAATGCTAATAATTTCAGTggtttcttaaatttatttaatttaaaatatatatataatttccatttgataaaattaaaatataattaataaatagaaaattatattGTTTTGCATAAAAAAGATTTATATTTTCCCATTGCATATTTTTACCTTTCGTAATTTATATCTATTTAAGAGTTAACCTAATTTTAGTTACTTGATTCAAATAAAAATCTCGAATTCATTCCTGCTAATAGATTGGTAGTTAAGGATGTTCACACCATAAAATTCACTCGGGTTTGAGTTTTTGAGAAAGCAGTCATAAGTGCAGCTCCTTGAGTCCTTGTTTGACACAGTGTATACAAGTGATGTGGGTATATCCCAACTATACGTGTATGAGTACAAACCCTCTAATTGTACAATATGTTTTTTTGGTCGAATTTTGGATAAGATAATTTGTAATTGGCTTAATACATTATTTGATTTCCAAGTTTGACATTTTTTAATATCGTATTTGTGTTGTTTTGGTCTCTCatagtatatatatttgatgaaaattatataatttgataCCTGAAACTAATAGTGTTAACTTTTTAAtacttaattcaaattttaagatTGATTTAACGAAAATTCATAATTGATCAATAATATTAACAAGCATTTTATTGTAAATATAtcttaatttactttttatagaATACACATGttttattacttaaatttattataaatacatattaatttatttttttatacaatacacATTATTTTACCACACAGAAGGAACCTAAGCATCGAATTAGGGTTTGAAACTGATAagatcataataaaaaaaaattggatgcgatcttaaaatcaatttaaagaaCTTTCAGACCACTACCTTCCCTATCAACACATCGAGTAGCATCCTACCAAAGCTAGTTTCTTCAAGAAAAGACTGGTGATGACTGATGGGAGATGGTTGCCAAAGCCACGTGGGGGGTAGATTTTACTATGAAAAATCCCAAATTGGAAGTGGAATGGAAAGCCACAAATTagggtttcaaaaaaaaaaaactgttgcTCACATGAACTGTTTGTGAATCAACTGTTGCTTGACTGACTGATGGTTCCGGGTGATGCAAGTTATGCCCCCATTTTCAAAGTTACAAGATTTCCTATTTCATAattctattatttattaaaacaCAATCATTTAAAGACGCAGTTTGTAATTATTAAAAAAGGATGTTGATTCAAACGcgtttaaatttatatatgtcGGTTCGAGAGAATTCACTCTCCCTACTTAAAAAATCTTACTCGACTTGATTTTAAATTCAGACAGACTCGTTGTAATTATCGAATGTTGGAGTGCGACTATGTCACGCTAAAAATATACATCAAAATTATTGACAAAGTTCgaaggggtaaaatggtcatttgagAAAAGGTGTTGTCAATCAAAAGAAAAGGGTGAAGAAACAAAATCATGTTATTCCCCCAAATAGCTTTATCCTGTCTCCATCATCTTTTCCTTCCTATTTCCATTTCCAAAAAAGCCCTAGACACACTCACTTATTTCCACTTGCATCATTCTCGGTACCTATTATTATACATTTCAAAATAGCATTTTATTTAAATACACATGAAGGCTATATAAAATCTAAATTCAGTTTTTcaaaatcatatttctaaacataacattttaatttaattaaatcttaattcaaTATTTTGTATCTTATTGTATGCCATgctcatatttaaaatattatttttttataaaaatattgataaatttcaATCATGTCACActatatatcatattttattctTCCTATCATATTATATCTTATATTGTACACATATTTTAAGTCACTACTTTATATAATTATATCAAGCTTAAAGTTACTAAATTTACACATACATATGTGTAGATTTATGCTAAAATACTACCtctcagatatatatatattaaattataattagattgttcgataaatttaatattaaaataaaaaattgaaaatattttttattgagtgatttttttatagaaaaaaattgtattatattgtgtttttttattatagattataaaacacatgtaaaaaattaattactaaaaatattatacACTCATTTGACACGGGTTGAAACTATGTGACCCCATCTCTTActattaatattgtataaaaaatatttatttttattttcagcaatcaactaaataaaaatgatagaaaatgacTTAGTTAAAACTTTATTAGTATTAAGGATAGGTTTGAACGGGCGGTACATTTACTTGCGACAGATAATTCTTTATTAACACtaaggtgggtttggatgggtagTATTTTTActtgtggttagtgtaaaaatagcggtgacgGTAAGATTAAATACTATAACAATATTGTAATgtaagacaaaaagtaaactaaaaatACCGCACCACACTACATtcaccgtccatccaaactcaccctaattttagaattcaaatttcacacaaaaATGATGAGAACCTTTCAAGTTATCTAGGAAAGATCAAACaaaaaaagattgaaaaaaacCTCAAGGTAAAAGAAAGGGAGGCTCACTCTACCCTACCTTTACTATTCTTTTTTCCTCTAATTTCCCTCTCcatcctctctctctctctctctctctctctctcatgaattaaattaataatatgttCTTCAACCCTCCCTCTATATGCCCTTCTCATCCCATTATTGAGTCCCCCCCCCCTCCTTTGTTATGTAAAtatctcactttttttttttaatttcaccttTTTAGTCTCTTCATTCATCACCTTCGATCTCTATAATCTTCACATATTTTTATAGCATTATTATTAATCCTATAATTTTCAGTTCATTGTTTACTGTTCATCTTCCTCCACTAGAAAACTTGTGTTTTGATGACTTTCTTTGTTCTCATGCTGAAAATCTGAAATCTTTTGTGTGTTTGAAATTATTACTGTTTCAGtccttttgtttttgatttcCTTTTGTTTCAGTCCTTTTCTTTTCAAGCTAAGTGTTGATCATATATGGATTCTCTTCAGGgtttccaaacatcaaatatAAACCCTTCTTCCACCACCAATTTGAATCCAAATTTCCCTGCAAACCTCTCCATCACCACCGTGGGAACCACCGCCGGCGCCACCACCAACACGATCCCTTTATCAGCAGCCGCggcctcctcctcctcctcctcttcttccACTTCTCCTTCGACACTCAGTCGCTACGAAAACCAAAAGCGCCGTGACTGGAACACGTTCGGGCAATACCTCCGCAACCACCGCCCGCCGCTCTCCCTGTCCCGCTGCAGCGGCGCACACGTCCTGGAGTTCCTCCGCTACCTCGACCAGTTTGGGAAAACCAAAGTCCACACTCAGCTTTGCCCTTTCTTCGGCCACCCTAATCCCCCGGCCCCATGCCCTTGCCCTCTCCGCCAAGCTTGGGGAAGCCTCGATGCCCTCATCGGACGCCTCCGAGCCGCCTTCGAAGAACACGGCGGCAAACCCGAAGCAAACCCTTTCGGTGCCCGAGCTGTTAGGCTTTACCTACGTGAGGTTCGTGATTCACAAGCTAAAGCAAGAGGCATAAGCTacgagaagaagaaaagaaaacgaCCCCCTCATCCTCAACCTCAAGTTCCTCCTCTTCCACCTCCCCATGGCAATCAAAACCAgtaagaacatatatatatatatatatgaaaagacGTAATCATGACCCATCTGCATGGCAAAAGAACATGGTTTTTCCATTGttcctttatatttttattttaattaatgtcaTTTTAATTTGCACCTATAAGATCCTGCTGTGAATCAAAGCAATTCCTTTTTgttaattaaaacaatatttgcTTAGTTCTGGTTTCATAATACTAGTTAATTAACtaatatttcttctttttttcttcacaagaatttatattagaaaaaatGGGGGGCATGAGGAAAATCAGATACTAAAAAGGGAGTCAAGTGTCGGTTGAGTTAAAAGAAGCATTCCTGTTTTAGTATCATTTATGTTCGTCGTTTTTGCCTTCTTTCTAATTTCTTATCTTTTGCTTGTCTTCTTTGTGTTTGACAAAAGATCTATAATTGCTttcaattgttatatatatatatatgtatatatatgaatatgaagtaAAGTGAAAGGAAGAGACTAAACGTGTTAACCAAAAAGCTGCATCAGACACTCGAAACAGTGAACTAAAACAGTTGTTTCCATGTTTTTTACAAAACATGGGAgtttccatttctttttttcaAGAACAAAAGTCCCATTAATCTGCAGAAATATCAGGCTTTAATAATGATGATGGGGTCTTCTTTCTCTTGATAAGTAGCGTTCAAACCTAGTTCATTGTCTGATTTGGTCAATTTTCATCTCACATTTCTCCATACCTTGTCATATGTTTTCAGTGGAAAAATCCCTAGTCATATGAACCCTAATAAACAGCActgaaaaatattatatatgtataatcatATATGTTTGATTAGGTTAAGGATTTTTATAATAGttgtttttttaaagaacaaaTGTGTTTGGTAATTTTCATGTCTGAAACATGTTCTTGTTTGGGGTTTTATCTATGCATCTTAGAGAGATATGTCTAATGGAACAtcaatttatgatattttttccCACTAAATTTGAGAATAAATTAAGAAAGAATGAcatctatatattataaaaaaatttgaaattatagtGTGCCATGCTAAGTACCTatctataataatatttattatattttttgagtttctaatcatatctattttttttacacaaatcCTAAAACTATTTATAACCTCTTTCCAACtcatatataaaagaataatgtGCTTTAACGCACTCGAACCCATCTCCACCTACATTAGAAATAATATACATACTAATCGAATTAACACTCAATCGACatcaatttataatattaaaattcaacAAATATTAGAAAGACTATTATTTTACCAGACCTTGGTCATCATATTcaatgaattattaattaaaatattcaaattgattgattttttttggtattttttaatgcatgtatagaatatttcaattaataattCATTGAATATGATGCTTTAATCTTATACTGATTAGAAAAGCTAAGATTCCGGTGTTTGTTTAATTGTTTCATGCAAATGTTTATAAGAGTTGAgatttaatatatttgaaaatcaaatttaaacatttataatttttttaaataatagatGAACATGTAAAAACAAGATAAGGAATTATATAAAACTGTGTAATTTTACGATATTAATATTCTTTTTCAATAAgagaataattagattttttcacctgaaaaaaaaattaaaaatgctaaaaattaggagtaaaaatttgatttgtcattctctCATTGGGAAAGGATAAGGATGACATGGAATTACAGCCTCATATAATCTTTTCTCGTAAAAATAATGAGTTTGGTTCTAGGTGTTTGAAAAAATTTTTTCTAGGTAAAGCAATCCTTTCTCCTATTGGTATGCAAGTATATATAAATGATAGCCAAcctgaaattatatatatgaatttatatttgatatattaatgtaatttttgaaaagatAAAACGTGATTTTAGttctaataatatataaatttatatattaattatcagaaaatcaaatatataaactctatatatatatttattgccTAATTCACgttattgaatattaaaaaaagggAAAGCAAAAGTCTCACACAAACTCAAAAGAAGAAAGCACGaatttttttggataaattaGACATGAAAAAAATATGATGAGATTACGTAATAATATAGGATTAAATCAATGAATAGCGTTATAGAGACGGATGGACGgagattttcaaaaatattgttaaaagtaaattttgattttgtgtaattttatataaaaaatttatttgatttagttttaataattagttCACACAATTATCGATATAGAATTTTTTTACGTTTATATATtgtatacacaaataattatatttatctaatatataaaaaaattaatgtatttatttctttaaatgtatataattgaattaaaatcaacattttatctatatatttgaaccacaatcaaagtttcatgtgtatgattgaacaaaatcaaagtttatgtataattttgagatttatcaaaaaaatatcatattaaaattaGTAATAAGTATAat contains the following coding sequences:
- the LOC107936231 gene encoding protein LIGHT-DEPENDENT SHORT HYPOCOTYLS 4, producing the protein MDSLQGFQTSNINPSSTTNLNPNFPANLSITTVGTTAGATTNTIPLSAAAASSSSSSSSTSPSTLSRYENQKRRDWNTFGQYLRNHRPPLSLSRCSGAHVLEFLRYLDQFGKTKVHTQLCPFFGHPNPPAPCPCPLRQAWGSLDALIGRLRAAFEEHGGKPEANPFGARAVRLYLREVRDSQAKARGISYEKKKRKRPPHPQPQVPPLPPPHGNQNQ